The Streptococcus iniae genome contains the following window.
TCCATGTTTTATCACCTCTTTTAACTCTTCTAATGTCGTTGGTAAGAAGTCAATCTTTAAACCCATCTCAACCAAATTTTGTGCAAATTGGGTTACTTTTGGAACACCTAGTTGTTTTTGATTAAGAAAAGCAATCTTTTGGAAAATATCCTTAGGATAGCCAGATAAGATAACTTCCCCAGCTTCAAGAACGTAGACAAAATCAGCGTAGTCAGCAACATCATCCATTAAATGAGTTACTAGAACAATTGTCATTCCTGAAGTGTGTAAGTCCTTAAAAAGGCTCATTAAATCGCGTCGGCCTTTAGGATCTAAGCCAGCAGTTGGCTCATCCAACACTAAGACATCAGGTTGCATGGCTAAAATACCTGCAATAGCAACACGACGCATCTGTCCACCAGATAATTCAAAAGGATTTTTTAAAAATAAGTCTTCTGGTATGCCAACAAGCATCAATTTTTCTCTTGCAATCTCTTCAGCTTCTTTTTTTGAAAT
Protein-coding sequences here:
- a CDS encoding energy-coupling factor transporter ATPase yields the protein MAINFQDVSYTYQSGTPFEGRALFDVDLDIKDNSYTAFIGHTGSGKSTIMQLLNGLHLPTSGTVTVEKQKITCHSKNKDIKPIRKKVGLVFQFPESQLFEETVLKDVAFGPQNFGISKKEAEEIAREKLMLVGIPEDLFLKNPFELSGGQMRRVAIAGILAMQPDVLVLDEPTAGLDPKGRRDLMSLFKDLHTSGMTIVLVTHLMDDVADYADFVYVLEAGEVILSGYPKDIFQKIAFLNQKQLGVPKVTQFAQNLVEMGLKIDFLPTTLEELKEVIKHG